The following are encoded in a window of Balaenoptera ricei isolate mBalRic1 chromosome 1, mBalRic1.hap2, whole genome shotgun sequence genomic DNA:
- the BECN2 gene encoding beclin-2, protein MSSLRFICQRCSQPLKLNQSMETSQEPEALMIISAQGEPGETQEGGPPSREEADFENLQEGVSYRTLPGLPGGRMSWDNSDNFTLLGNLGSLRTLNSIQKAASDIFDILSDETDVDHPMCEDCTDNLLEQLDIHLTITESEIQNYKRCLETRELISEERETLQEKLKGLELEETRLVQELEEVEKNRERAAADLEAAQAETEMLDQQEKQYQKDYSKLKWQQLELHDELSSVEKRLWYAQIQWNQLEKTSVFNATFEIWHDGPLTTINNFRLGCLPTDPVCWNEINIAWGQTALLLLALSNTIGLEFQRYRLIPCGNHSYLKSLTDDCIELPLFSNGKQNVFLHNKFDQAMMAFLDCMQQFKELAEKGGSGLCLPYKIHVKKGLMEDPGSSGGFYSIRTHLNTEEGWTKALKLMLINFKCSLTWVSLRYCQK, encoded by the coding sequence ATGTCCTCCCTCCGCTTCATTTGCCAGCGCTGCAGCCAGCCCCTGAAACTGAATCAGTCCATGGAGACCTCCCAAGAACCTGAAGCTTTGATGATCATCTCAGCTCAGGGGGAGCCAGGAGAAACCCAGGAGGGAGGCCCTCCTTCCAGGGAGGAGGCAGATTTTGAAAATCTACAGGAAGGTGTCTCTTACAGGACCCTTCCTGGCCTCCCTGGTGGCAGAATGTCCTGGGACAATTCTGACAACTTCACCCTGCTTGGGAATTTGGGCTCCCTGAGAACTCTCAACAGCATCCAGAAGGCTGCAAGCGACATTTTTGACATCCTCTCTGATGAAACAGATGTGGACCACCCCATGTGTGAGGACTGTACTGACAATCTTTTAGAGCAACTGGACATTCATCTCACCATCACAGAATCTGAGATTCAGAACTACAAACGCTGTTTGGAGACCAGGGAGTTGATAAGTGAGGAGAGGGAGACGCTGCAGGAGAAGCTGAAGGgcctggagctggaggaaacGAGGCTGgtccaggagctggaggaggtggAAAAGAACCGAGAAAGGGCAGCAGCAGATCTCGAGGCAGCCCAGGCAGAGACTGAGATGCTGGACCAGCAAGAAAAGCAGTACCAGAAGGACTACAGTAAGTTGAAATGGCAACAACTAGAACTACATGACGAGCTGAGTAGTGTGGAGAAGCGGCTATGGTATGCCCAGATCCAGTGGAACCAGCTGGAGAAAACCAGTGTCTTTAATGCCACGTTTGAGATCTGGCATGACGGCCCCTTAACTACCATCAATAACTTCAGATTGGGCTGCCTCCCCACTGACCCTGTGTGCTGGAATGAGATTAACATAGCCTGGGGACAGACAGCCTTGCTGCTCCTTGCCCTGTCCAATACAATTGGACTGGAGTTTCAGAGGTATCGACTCATCCCCTGTGGAAACCATTCCTATCTGAAGTCTTTAACAGATGACTGCATTGAGCTGCCATTGTTCTCTAATGGGAAGCAGAATGTTTTCTTGCATAACAAATTTGACCAGGCTATGATGGCTTTCCTGGACTGCATGCAGCAATTCAAGGAACTGGCTGAGAAAGGTGGCTCAGGTCTCTGTTTGCCCTACAAGATTCATGTGAAGAAAGGCCTGATGGAAGACCCCGGAAGCAGTGGTGGATTCTATTCCATCAGAACCCACTTGAACACAGAGGAGGGGTGGACAAAAGCACTCAAGCTTATGCTTATAAATTTTAAGTGTAGTCTCACTTGGGTCTCCTTAAGATACtgtcaaaaataa